In the genome of Pseudomonas fluorescens, the window CAAGGCGTCGTCGATCCAGGTGCGCCAGTCGTGCTGAGAGTGATTCGGCGCCGTGTCACGATGGCTCAAATAAACCCAGGGTCGTTCGGGATGTTGCCGGGATTCCGTCACTGCCTGATCAAGGCGCAGGAGTACGGTGCTGATCGGCTCACCGGGGTGGTAGGCGACAACGCCCAGATGGGCGACCGGCATGCAATCGCTGGCGCCGGTCAGGCGCAGGTTCTCCAGGCTGACGCTGACATCGGCGGCCAGGCGCGCGGCACTTTCAGCGTCCAGACCCGGTGTCAGCAGGCTGAATTCGCCGCCACGATTGCGCGCCGCCAGCCAGGTGCGACGCTCCGGCAATTGAGTCAGGCGCTTGAGGAATTCACCTACAGCACTGATCAGCGCGTCAGTCCGTTGGCCACCCAGGCGCTGATTGAGGCCGTTCAGGTCGTTGATCCGCAACATCAGCAAATGGCCGTCGCGGCTCTGTTCGCACACACGTAAATGGTCGGCCAGTTGCTCATCGAGCAGGCGCCGGTTGGCCAGGCCGGTGAGGCTGTCCAGATAGGATTCGGCCCGCAGTTTTTCGCTGCGCGCAGCCTCCTCGACGAACAGTGCCTTGAGCTTCTCGACCATCTGGTTCATCGCCAGCACCACCCGTTTCAATTCCGGTGTGGGCGGCAGTTTCGGCAGGCTGAGAAACTCGCGTTTGCTGATGGCCTCGGCTTGTCGGACCATGCTGTCGAGTGGGCGAAATTGTCGGCGCAGCATCCATCCTCCAATCACGGCGCTGAACAGCCCGCACAACAGCAACCAGATCAGGCTGCCGAGGGTGCTGTCCCAGAGCTTGGCCAGGGCAAATTGCGGATTGCTCAGCACTTCGACCCGTGCCAGCTGTTCCCAGCCGCGCATGATCAAGGCATCGCCGCCTTCCGGGCGCAGGTCGACCAGGTTGACGAACCAGTCAGGCACACCGTCGATTTTTGTCGGTGCGCTGCGCTCCACCAGCGTTTGCTGATCCTTGAGCCTGATGACGCGGATGCTGCTGAAATAGCCGCTGTCGAAAATCGAACTGACCATCAGCTCCATCATTGCCGGGTCATCGACCTGCGCCGTCAGCGACAGCCCCAGCGCGGTGGCCGCGTCCTGGGCGTGGGCGCGCAGCTGGCTGAGCGTTTGCTCGCGGGAGCTTTCCAGGCTGGCAAAAAAACTGCCGCTGAACGCCACCAGCAGGAACAGGCAGATGGCCAGGAACAACTGTTTACGCAGTGTCATACATCGCTCCTTGCCAGGGCGGTTAGCCGTCGCCTATGTCGAACCCTTCGGCCTGCATCTTTTTCAACACGTCCTGCCAGCGCGACAGCTTTTTCGAGTCGCTGCTGCGCTGGCCACCGTTCTTGCCCGGCAGGTACAGGCCTTCGGCGTTGAAGGCGTAAACCGGCAGCAAGTCTTTACGCTGGGAAGCGGGGCGGATATCGCCGATCAAGTTGTCCAGCACCAGCGGGTCGGCTGTGGGGGTGCTGTAGAACGTCAGCACCATGTGCGCCTGGTTCCGGCTCAGGGCCTTGACGTAGGTGATGCGCAGTTTTTCGCTGGAAATGCCGAGTCGGCGCAGGCTGAAATACTTCGCCAGCGCGTAGTCCTCGCAATCGGCGGCGCCCTTGATCAGGGCTTCGACGGGCGTGGCCCAGTAATCGGTCTGTTGCCAGATACGCGTGTCGTCCTGGAAGTTCAGCTGCTGATCGAAGAAACGGTTCACCGCGTTGAGCTGCTCGCGTTCGGTCGCGCCGCGTGCACTTTGCAGCATTTGACTCCACGCCTCGATCCGATCTCGCGCCGCTCCGAGCGGGCCGTAGCGTTGTTCAACGGTTTGCAGAATCTGCGCAAAATCCCAGTCGGCCCGGACCTCGTTGAATTCGGTCAGTAGCAAACCCGCCAGCAGCAACCAGCCGCCGAGCCGAAGTCGGAGCGTTGGCCATCCTGGACTACGCAGACTGCGGGCCATGTCTGGCTGCTCGAGTGTAGGTTTGTGAAGTTTAGGTGGTGTTTTGGGCGCGGCAGGGCAGGTCGTCGGACGGGGTTAGCCACAAATGGCCAAGGGAGACTTCAGGATTTGCGCAGGGTTTTCTGCTTAAGGATGTAGATCGTCACCAGCACCGCACTGGTCAGCATGAACCCCCGTGCCCAGGGCAGCGGCACCAGGTAGCAGGAGAGCAGGATGCTCGCCCACATCAGGCTGATGGCGTAGACCTTGCTCTTGAGCGGGATGCCGTTGCCGTCGAGGTAGTCGCGGATCCAGGGGCCAAGCCGTGGATGCTCAACCAGCCATTGATAAAAGCGCGGGGAACTACGGGCGAAGCAGGCTGCCGCCAGTAACAGGAAAGGGGTGGTGGGCAATACCGGCAGGAAAATCCCGATCACCCCCAGCGCCACACTCAGCCAGCCGATGGCCAGCAGCACGTAGCGCAACATCAGGGGGCGGTTGCCTATGGGGTTGTCCATAGGCAGAACCTTAGTGGTGGCGAGGCTTGAGAATCGCCGGTTTTTCGTCTGGTGCGTTGCACAGCAGGTACAGCGCGGTCAGGGCTTCCGGGATCTGCACGATCATGTCGTCCATCAGGTTGGCGTCGGCGGCAATGTCGGAGAACTCCGGTTGCTCGTCGAACAGGCCCGAACCGACCATGATCGGCAGCAGCATTTCGCTGACTTCGTCTTCGGCGGTTTCGAACCAGGCTTCTTCGCGCAGGAACACGCCTTCCATGAAACCGATGCACCAGCCGCGCAGTTCGGAATCATCCGGGTCGTCGCCCAGGTCGAGGTCGCACGGCAGCTCGAATTCTTCGTCGGAGGCCAGTTGGCGGGCGATGTGGGCCTTGAGGCCGATCAGCGTGGCTTCGATCTCTTCGCGCTGGGCTTCGCCGCTGTAGTGCGGCTCTTCGGCGAACAGTGCATCGATCCACTCACGATCAGGAACGACTTCGGAACAGATCGACAGCGCGGTGAGGTAGCCGTGGGCGGCCACGTAGTCCAGCGCCTCGTCATGCAGTTCATCGGCGTCGAGGAAGACTTGCAGGCGGGTTAGTTGCTCAGCGAAGGACATTAAAGGACTACCTTGGGGAATGTTCGATGCGGGAATTCTAGGCCTTCTTGAGCACTTGGGCCAGCCGCACGGCATATTTGCCCGTTTGTGGCAGTTGCACACCAAACAGTTCGGTCAAGCGGTATCCCTGTGGGAGCGAGCTTGCTCGCGATGGCGGTGGTTCAGGCGAAATCAATGTTGACTGTGATGGCCTCATCGCGAGCAAGCTCGCTCCCACAGTTTTTTTGCACATCAGGTTTGCCGGTGTCTTATCAGCGGTGCCCTTTGCCGGACAGCGCTCGGGTATACTCGCGCGTTTTGTAATGCCCTGCTGGCGTTACGGCTGAAATGTGGAGCGTCATGCAATGCGCGCTTACGATTTGTCGGTGCAGCATCGCGGGTTCTGAACCAGCATTGCAGGGATGTTTCGGTGATTTTTGGAGTTTCTATGCTCGAACAGGCTCAACGCGTCCTCAAGGACATCTTCGGCTACGACAGTTTCCGTGGCCGCCAGGGTGCAATCATTGAGCGCGTGGCCAGTGGCGGCGATGCCCTGGTCCTGATGCCTACCGGTGGCGGCAAGTCCCTGTGCTTCCAGGTCCCGGCGCTGTTGCGCGAAGGCCTGGCCGTGGTGGTCTCGCCGCTGATCGCACTGATGGACGATCAGGTCGCCACCCTCGAAGAGCTGGGCGTGGCCGCCGCCGCATTGAACTCCACCCTCAGCGCCGAGCAGCAGCGCGACCTCGCCGCCCGTATCCGCCGCGGCGAGGTGAAAATGCTCTATCTGGCGCCGGAACGTCTGGTCCAGCCGCGCATGTTGTCCTTCCTGCAGGGGCTGGACATCGCCCTGTTCGCCATCGACGAAGCACACTGCGTGTCGCAATGGGGCCACGATTTCCGCCCGGAATACCTGCAACTGGGCCAATTGGCGGAAATGTTCCCCGACGTGCCGCGCATCGCCCTGACCGCCACGGCCGACAAGCGCACCCGGGAAGAAATCGTCACCCGTCTGCACCTGCAAGACGCCGAGCGCTTCCTGTCGAGCTTCGACCGGCCGAACATCTTTTATCGCATCGTGCCCAAGGAGCAGCCGCGCAAGCAGTTGCTGGCGTTCCTCGCCGAGCGCCGTAGCGATGCGGGCATCGTGTATTGCCTGTCGCGCAAGAAAGTCGAGGAAGTCGCTGCGTTCCTCAGCGAACAAGGCTTCCCGGCGCTGCCGTACCACGCTGGTCTGCCCAACGATCTGCGGGCCTACCATCAGAAACGCTTCCTCAATGAGGAAGGCCTGATCATGGTTGCGACGGTGGCGTTCGGCATGGGCATCGACAAGCCCAACGTGCGTTTTGTCGCGCACCTCGATTTGCCGAAATCTCTTGAGGCCTATTACCAGGAAACCGGTCGTGGCGGCCGTGACGGCCTGCCGGCGGATGCCTGGATGGCCTACGGCCTGCAAGACGTGGTGATGCTCAAGCAGATGCTGCAGAACTCCGAAGGCGACGAGCGCCACAAGCGCCTGGAGCAGCACAAGCTCGACGCCATGCTCTCGCTCTGTGAAGAAACCCGCTGCCGTCGGCAAACGCTGCTGGCCTACTTCGACGAAGACATGCCCGAACCCTGCGGTCATTGCGACAACTGCGTCGACGGCGTGCAGACCTGGGATGCCACCGAGCCTGCGCGTCAGGCGCTGTCGGCGATCTACCGCACCGGTCAGCGCTACGGCGTCGGGCACCTGGTGGATGTGTTGCTGGGCAAGGACAACGAAAAGGTCCGCAACTTCGGCCATCAGCATCTGTCGGTGTTTGGTGTCGGCAAGGCGAGGGCCGAAGGTGAGTGGCGCTCCCTGTTCCGCCAATTGGTGGCTCGCGGTTTGGCCGATGTTGACCATGAGGGCTATGGCGGTCTGCGCCTGAGCGACAGTTGCCGGCCGTTGCTCAAGGGCGAAGTGACCCTGGAGCTGCGCCGCGATCTCAAGGCGCAAACCGTGGCGAAAAGCAGCAAGAGCCAGGCGAGCCAACTGGTCCGTGGCGAGGAGCGCGAACAGTGGGAAGCCTTGCGCGCCCTGCGTCGCAAGCTCGCCGAAGAACATGGCGTGCCGCCGTACGTCATCTTCCCTGACTCGACCTTGCTGGAAATGCTGCGCAGTCAGCCGACCTCGCTGGCGGAAATGGCCACGGTCAGCGGTGTCGGCGCGCGCAAGCTGGAACGTTACGGCGAGGCCTTCCTCGAAGTGCTCGGCGGTCAGGTCGAGGCGCCGAAACCGGTGGCCGACGTGCGTCACGAACTGATCACGCTGGCGCGGGCCGGGATGACGCCGGTACAGATCGCCGGTCAATTGCAGTGCTCGGAAAAGAACGTCTACACCATGCTGGCCGAAGCGATCGGCAAGCAGCAGTTGTCGTTGGAACAGGCGCTGGATCTGCCTGAAGACCTGATGGGTGAAATCCAGGACGCCTTCCTCGACGGCGAAGGTGAGTTGCCTCCGGTTTCCGAGATCGCCGCGCTGTTTGCAGGCAGGGTTCCGGAAGGGGTGCTGTACTGCGTTCGGGCGGCGTTGCAGTCGGAGTTCGAGATTTGAGACATCTGTAGTGCTGATGTAACGATTCAGTACAGATCAAGCCTTGCCTCAAGTCGAGGCTCATGCTTAGCTGACTAATAATTAGTTTTTATTTATTTCAGTCTGATCATGAGTGTTTTATGCCGTTAACCGATCAACACCGCTTTGGCATGCAATTGGCCCAGATGTCCCGTGGCTGGCGTGCCGAACTGGACCGCCGACTGGCGGGCATGGGCTTGTCCCAGGCGCGCTGGCTGGTGCTGCTGCACCTGGCGCGTTTCGATGAAGCACCGACCCAGCGTGAGCTGGCACAAAGCGTCGGCGTCGAAGGCCCGACCCTGGCCCGTTTGCTCGACAGCCTGGAAAGCCAGGGCCTGGTGCAACGCCAGGCAGTGCTGGAAGACCGTCGGGCGAAGAAAATCGTGCTCTGCGCCCCGGCGCGTCCCCTGATCGAACAAATTGAAACCATTGCCACGCAACTGCGTCACGAACTGTTCGAAGGCGTCGATGAGGCGGATTTGAAGGTGTGCATGCGGGTTCACGGGCACATCCTGGGCAACCTTGAAAAGTCTTGAGGCATAACCGAACGCCAGGCTTTTGAGAGACCGCATTGGGCAGACTATAAGAACTACTCGGCAATATCGTGTTCGTAACGGATGTACGAACCCGTGCGGATGGTTTCTGTAGATCTCAAGGATGCTCATGCTCAAGTGTTGGCGATTGGTTTTACGCGGTGGTTCTCAGTGGTTGCTGGCCGGGGTCGCAGTCACTTACTCGGCATGGGCGCCGGCGCTGGGCCTGGGTGAAATCACCCTGCATTCGGCGCTGAATCAACCGCTGCGTGCCGATATCGCACTGGTGGATGCCGCCGGCCTCGAGGAAAACCAGCTGTCGGTGAGCCTGGCAACGGCGGACGAGTTCAGTCGTGCCGGGGTCGACCGGGCATTTTTCCTCAGCGACCTGAAGTTCACCCCGGTGCTGCGCGGTAATCGCAATGTGATCCAGGTGACCTCCGGCAAACCGGTCAGTGAACCCTTCCTGAATTTCCTCGTGCAGCTCAATCAGCCTAATGGGCGATTGCTGCGTGAGTACACGGTACTGATCGATCCGCCGGGTTCGTCGGGGGTTGTTCCCGCCGCCGATGAAGCGTTTTCCCGTTCCCCGGCGTCCGCATTCCCCCGTGTTCAACCGGTCGTGGCGCCATCACCTGTGACAAAGACGATGCCAGAACCGGACGTCGCCGTGGTTGATCCCGCTGTCGAACAACTGGCCGCCAGTACCCTGCAAAACCACCAGTTGCAAACCACTGTCGATGAGCTCAACGAGAAGCTTCAAGGCCAGGATGAGCTGATCACCGACCAGAAAAAACAGTTGGCCGAATTGCAAACCCAACTGGCGGAGCTCAAGAAGGTAAAGGCGCAACCCATTGCATCCGACGCCGTGGCGCCAACCCCCGCCATTGCTGAAAACCCCGGGATTGGCTGGCTGCCGATTGCCAGTGTGTCGGCGCTGATAGCATTGCTGGCGCTGGGCTGGTTTGTTCGCCGCCAGCGACAGCAGCACCAGGCCACAGCGTCAGAGGCGCTGCCGTCGCAGCATGAACCGCTGGCTGAGCTCTTTACCGAGCCTGTGATGTGGCCCCCCGTCATGCAACCATCCACTGTGCATCGCGACGGGGTGCCGGCCAACGATGAGCTTGAGCGGGTCGATAGCCGCCATTCCATTCCGGTCGCGGCTGCCGTGGCGGTAGTTCCGGGTCTGGCGATATCTGGCGAATCCGCCACTGACGATGAGTACCGGCTCAACTTGGAGGAGCTGTCCATGGCGTCGAGTTGGGACGTGATCAGGCCAATCGAGAACCCACAGCCGGCTGCTTTGGCCATGATCGAGCCTGGGTTCGAGTTGGAGGCGCAATTCGCTCCGCCGTCTCGACAGCCTCCGGTCGGGCTATCATAGCGACGTCGTCAAACTCTGGAGTCACGCCCCATCATGACCGTCAGCAAACCGGAAATCATCATCACCTATTGCACGCAATGCCAATGGCTGTTGCGTGCGGCCTGGCTGGCCCAGGAACTGCTCAGCACCTTTGGTGATGACCTGGGCAAAGTCTCCCTGGTGCCGGGCACCGGCGGGGTCTTTCATATCTACTGTGACGCCGTGCAGATCTGGGAGCGCAAGGCCGACGGTGGTTTCCCCGAGGCCAAAGTGCTCAAGCAGCGAGTTCGCGACCAGATTGACCCGGACCGCGACCTGGGGCACAACGACCGCACTCAGTGAGACGCGGCCTCGGCTGCAACAGTCTTTTTGCTTGTGCCACTTGAGAACCGGCTGGACACCACAATCGCCACAATGATCAGCGCGCCCCCCAGCAACATACGCAGGGTCGGATTTTCGTTGAACAGCAGCCAGGCGACGGTGATGCCGTAGACCGGCTCCAGGGCGAACACCACGGCGGCGGTGCGTGCCTTGATCACCGCGAGGCTGGCGACGAACAGGCTGTGGGCGACACCGGTACAGAACACTCCAAGCAGGCCGATCCACAGCCAGTCGATGGCGCGCACTTCGCTCAACTGAGGCGCCGCCACCGGCAGCAGGCACAGGGCAACCACCACGTTCTGGCACAGCGCAGCCTGTACCGGCGGGACTCGCCCGGAGCTGGCACGGTTGGTCAGTGACAGCAGGGCGAACAACAACCCGGAACCCACGGCCCACAGCAGGCCGGTGGTGGCGCCGCTGGCCAGGTCGAAATCAGGCGTGACCAGCACCAGGCCGACACTCACCAGCAGCACCAGCACGATTTCATTGGCGCGAATGCGCTCGCGGAAAATCAGCCCTTCGAGGATTACGGTAAAGGCCGGGAAACTGGCGAAACCGAGCGTCGCAATTGCTACGCCTGCGACTTTCACCGCAATGAAGAAGCTCACCCAGTGCCCGGCCAGCAACAAGCCGCTGAGCAGCAGCCGGCGCCAGTCCACCGCCTCGAGTTTCTGCCAGCGCGTCTGGCTGGCGAACCGTGCAAAAAACGCCAGCGCGAGCACAGCGAAAGCGGCACGGCCGAAAACGATGATCGCCGGTGAAGCGGCAGCCAGTTTGCCGAACACACCGGTCAGGCCGAACATCAATGCGCCGATATGCAAGGCGCCAAGGGCGGTACGGGGAGTCATTGCAATCCTTAACGACAAACGAACAGAGGCCTCATTGAAGCGCGTAATCGCCCATCAAGTCTGTCGGCAAACTCGCGTTATTTGTCGCCAGCCTCGCGCCGCAGTTTCCCGGGCGATGCCCCGAACTCGCGCAGCACCGCCGCCGCAAAGGCACTCTGGGAGCTGTAGCCGACGCGGCTGGCAATCTCGCCGATGGGCAGCGCCGAGTTGCGCAGCAAGCCCACAGCGATGTGCAGACGTCGGCTGCGGATATAGTCCATCGGCGTCTGCCCGCATTCGGACACGAACCGCGCATGCAATCGGGCACTGGAAAGGCCGACCACCCGGGCCAGGTCAGCCACCTGCAGCGGGTACGCCGCGTACTGATCGATGTGCGCGTTCAGCGCGGCATAGGGCAGGCGCCGACCGCCGACCGCGTCGGGCCTGGCGTTGTTGAGACTGGCCAGTAACAGCACCGCGCCTTGTTGAGCGATCAGCGGATCATCGACCGGACTGTTCGCCAGCCAACTGACCAATTGGCTTTGCCCGGCGTCCAGGGGCCGACGCCCGGCGTTGTCGAGCAAGCGTCGGCTGGACTCGGCGTGATCGCCCAACGACTGGGCAACCCATTGTTCGCCGGGTACATCCAGCACCAGGCAGCGGCTGCCATTGGCGCTGCCACACGCGTGATGCGCCCCGGAGGGCACCACCACGAAACTCTGCTGAACCACCTGGCTGCCACGGCCGTCGACCTCGAAATCCAGCGCGCCCGAAAGCCCGAACACCAGTTGCGCGTGTTCGTGGCTGTGGACGATCAGGTCGTGGCTGTATTGGCGAAGCGTGAGGATCGGTCTCATCGCAGGTCTCCCGGTTCAGGGCGTCAGTCTACACCGAGCGGGCCAACAAGCGCTGTCACAGGACTGACTTGACGCTGTCATGGACCATTAACCGGGCCGGGGCAGACTTGGCAAAACTTGCCAGAGGGTTGCCCATGACCAGCGCCGAGCTCGCCAAACCCACCCGTAAACAACGCGTACGGACTTTATGGATTTCCGACGTGCATTTGGGCACCCGGGATTGCCAGGCTGAACACCTGTCGCAGTTTCTCAAGAGCTACCACGCAGACAAGATCTACCTGGTCGGCGACATCATCGACGGTTGGAAACTGCGCGGCGGCATGTACTGGCCACAAGCGCACACCAACGTCATCCGTCGCCTGCTGACCATGAGCAAGCGTGGCACCGAGGTGATCTACGTCACCGGCAACCACGATGAATTCCTGCGCCGCTATTCCAAGCTGATCCTGGGCAACATCCAGTTGGTCGACGAAGCCGTGCACGTCACC includes:
- the lapG gene encoding cysteine protease LapG; translation: MARSLRSPGWPTLRLRLGGWLLLAGLLLTEFNEVRADWDFAQILQTVEQRYGPLGAARDRIEAWSQMLQSARGATEREQLNAVNRFFDQQLNFQDDTRIWQQTDYWATPVEALIKGAADCEDYALAKYFSLRRLGISSEKLRITYVKALSRNQAHMVLTFYSTPTADPLVLDNLIGDIRPASQRKDLLPVYAFNAEGLYLPGKNGGQRSSDSKKLSRWQDVLKKMQAEGFDIGDG
- a CDS encoding YecA family protein, coding for MSFAEQLTRLQVFLDADELHDEALDYVAAHGYLTALSICSEVVPDREWIDALFAEEPHYSGEAQREEIEATLIGLKAHIARQLASDEEFELPCDLDLGDDPDDSELRGWCIGFMEGVFLREEAWFETAEDEVSEMLLPIMVGSGLFDEQPEFSDIAADANLMDDMIVQIPEALTALYLLCNAPDEKPAILKPRHH
- a CDS encoding helix-turn-helix domain-containing protein — encoded protein: MRPILTLRQYSHDLIVHSHEHAQLVFGLSGALDFEVDGRGSQVVQQSFVVVPSGAHHACGSANGSRCLVLDVPGEQWVAQSLGDHAESSRRLLDNAGRRPLDAGQSQLVSWLANSPVDDPLIAQQGAVLLLASLNNARPDAVGGRRLPYAALNAHIDQYAAYPLQVADLARVVGLSSARLHARFVSECGQTPMDYIRSRRLHIAVGLLRNSALPIGEIASRVGYSSQSAFAAAVLREFGASPGKLRREAGDK
- a CDS encoding YbaN family protein, translated to MDNPIGNRPLMLRYVLLAIGWLSVALGVIGIFLPVLPTTPFLLLAAACFARSSPRFYQWLVEHPRLGPWIRDYLDGNGIPLKSKVYAISLMWASILLSCYLVPLPWARGFMLTSAVLVTIYILKQKTLRKS
- the recQ gene encoding DNA helicase RecQ; translation: MLEQAQRVLKDIFGYDSFRGRQGAIIERVASGGDALVLMPTGGGKSLCFQVPALLREGLAVVVSPLIALMDDQVATLEELGVAAAALNSTLSAEQQRDLAARIRRGEVKMLYLAPERLVQPRMLSFLQGLDIALFAIDEAHCVSQWGHDFRPEYLQLGQLAEMFPDVPRIALTATADKRTREEIVTRLHLQDAERFLSSFDRPNIFYRIVPKEQPRKQLLAFLAERRSDAGIVYCLSRKKVEEVAAFLSEQGFPALPYHAGLPNDLRAYHQKRFLNEEGLIMVATVAFGMGIDKPNVRFVAHLDLPKSLEAYYQETGRGGRDGLPADAWMAYGLQDVVMLKQMLQNSEGDERHKRLEQHKLDAMLSLCEETRCRRQTLLAYFDEDMPEPCGHCDNCVDGVQTWDATEPARQALSAIYRTGQRYGVGHLVDVLLGKDNEKVRNFGHQHLSVFGVGKARAEGEWRSLFRQLVARGLADVDHEGYGGLRLSDSCRPLLKGEVTLELRRDLKAQTVAKSSKSQASQLVRGEEREQWEALRALRRKLAEEHGVPPYVIFPDSTLLEMLRSQPTSLAEMATVSGVGARKLERYGEAFLEVLGGQVEAPKPVADVRHELITLARAGMTPVQIAGQLQCSEKNVYTMLAEAIGKQQLSLEQALDLPEDLMGEIQDAFLDGEGELPPVSEIAALFAGRVPEGVLYCVRAALQSEFEI
- a CDS encoding SelT/SelW/SelH family protein, with protein sequence MTVSKPEIIITYCTQCQWLLRAAWLAQELLSTFGDDLGKVSLVPGTGGVFHIYCDAVQIWERKADGGFPEAKVLKQRVRDQIDPDRDLGHNDRTQ
- a CDS encoding MarR family transcriptional regulator; translation: MPLTDQHRFGMQLAQMSRGWRAELDRRLAGMGLSQARWLVLLHLARFDEAPTQRELAQSVGVEGPTLARLLDSLESQGLVQRQAVLEDRRAKKIVLCAPARPLIEQIETIATQLRHELFEGVDEADLKVCMRVHGHILGNLEKS
- the lapD gene encoding cyclic di-GMP receptor LapD, with protein sequence MTLRKQLFLAICLFLLVAFSGSFFASLESSREQTLSQLRAHAQDAATALGLSLTAQVDDPAMMELMVSSIFDSGYFSSIRVIRLKDQQTLVERSAPTKIDGVPDWFVNLVDLRPEGGDALIMRGWEQLARVEVLSNPQFALAKLWDSTLGSLIWLLLCGLFSAVIGGWMLRRQFRPLDSMVRQAEAISKREFLSLPKLPPTPELKRVVLAMNQMVEKLKALFVEEAARSEKLRAESYLDSLTGLANRRLLDEQLADHLRVCEQSRDGHLLMLRINDLNGLNQRLGGQRTDALISAVGEFLKRLTQLPERRTWLAARNRGGEFSLLTPGLDAESAARLAADVSVSLENLRLTGASDCMPVAHLGVVAYHPGEPISTVLLRLDQAVTESRQHPERPWVYLSHRDTAPNHSQHDWRTWIDDALTEGKMQLYFQPVVQCADTHQVLHHKVLARLLDPQGEAIAARHFLPWIERLGWSARFDLAMLEATLDHLVVNRRPLALSLSGSTLRDPLQWRTILDLLDSLPELAPLLTLEIDERQLPSPEVLQNLCSTLLKTGYRIGLQHFGGRFSQIGNLTQLGLAYLKIDGAYIRDIDEQPDKRMFIDAIFRATHSIDLPLIAEMVETPGELEIIRELGVFGAMGRLIGAPEPM
- a CDS encoding DMT family transporter codes for the protein MTPRTALGALHIGALMFGLTGVFGKLAAASPAIIVFGRAAFAVLALAFFARFASQTRWQKLEAVDWRRLLLSGLLLAGHWVSFFIAVKVAGVAIATLGFASFPAFTVILEGLIFRERIRANEIVLVLLVSVGLVLVTPDFDLASGATTGLLWAVGSGLLFALLSLTNRASSGRVPPVQAALCQNVVVALCLLPVAAPQLSEVRAIDWLWIGLLGVFCTGVAHSLFVASLAVIKARTAAVVFALEPVYGITVAWLLFNENPTLRMLLGGALIIVAIVVSSRFSSGTSKKTVAAEAASH